The region GTGTAGACTTCAATTCTCATTGGACAGGTGTCACCATTGTGTCCACTTGTTTTGAATTGCTTCACAAAATGCAGCTGAATATGTCAAGTGGAATGTGTTGATAGAAACTATATGTCGACAAGAATCTTGAGCATTAGTCTTAAATATCGACATAAATCTTGCCCTTAAAACTAATGTGTCGATAAAAGCCTTGGTCTTGACCCAAATGTGTCGACATCAGCCTCAGACTTGGCTAAGTGTTGACAGAAGCCAAAGAATTGGCTAAGTGTCTACATATCAAGTCATAACTATTGAATGTGTCGACCTGAAACACGATATTTGTCGACACAAGCCATAACTTGACTTAAAAACCTTTTACTCCATTTTCATGTCTTTATTCATGATTAGTTTCACCAACTAATTTCTTCTGAATataatcaatttattttttattCTTGTTACGTTGACGCCTAGTGCATTGGTTTGGTTAAAAAACGATCAACATAGAATTGAATTTCTTgattcaattaattttatttctcAACACCTTCAGACTGCTTCACTTCACTGGAACCTTTGATCTTCAAAATTATAATCAATTCATTTCTTTAACACTGAAAGTCATTTGACATTTGATTCTTCACAAAGGCTTGAAAATTTAAATGAACTTTTTTCCGTGACCATCTTACAGACTTGAAGTTTTAATTCCATGTTTTGATTATTTGTGTTTATTCAATCTtcttttatatggattcatgtgTTTCATAGTTAATATTATTTACCTGTTTATTTTTAATGTTGAGTTATATATCATCCGTTACATATTACGTTACATTATACTTTAGAATCCTTGAAGTTATTCTAACATTGTGTTCCATACAGGTCTTCAACAGGTCTATAGAGATTAATCATTTTTTCCCGAATGCGTTAACATTCcttttttttaaattttaggTATTGATACGATACCAAATAACGGATATTTGAGATACAATTAAATATTTGTGAGTAGTTGTGCCCTTTTCTCTGTTTCCCCTTTTCTTTTAGAATGAGAGggaggaaagaaaaaaaaagaacaTGTGCGTTCTTGTGAGAGAAAATAAATAAAAGTGAAGATTTGATTGTTTCCAACTTGTTTGCTGAGcctgttttaattttttttttacgaaGATTTAGAAATAATCCTTGTatatttgtttttaaaatttttatcACATATTTGGAAAGATTTAGatagaaaaaaatatttttttcctTCATTGATTTCGAACACAGTGAAACAGAGGAGCAAGGAGGGAGATAAGGAAAAGGGAGaaaaaaaggattcaaactctcACTTTAATAAGATTTTACAATTATCTCATTTTTATTCTATTAGATTTTATAATTGAAAATATTGAAATTGAAATCGATAATTTAGTTGCTATTGATTTTATCATTTtcaaattttggaattaaaatcctACTATAGTCGTTATGCTTTTGTTCATAAACCGCAACGAGCTGATTCATATTTTGACTATCATATAATACGTGATTATGTGTTTATGACAATAGTTTAATTTTTAAATCTAGGGAATTCAAATTTAATGAAAAGACCACTTATCTAACTATTATactatttaaaatttaaattctAAATATTGAAAAAGtgcattattttaatttttttttgtttttcttagAAAAACAACACTACAATATTGGCTAAGATGAAAATATTTTCAGGATAAGGAGATGCGGACTGTTTCAACATGTATGGGTCTCAGTTCTAATGGTACTTCGTctttttgtttttgatttgtgACTTGTGAGATTCCTTTCGTTTCAACTTGCATGACTCTATTAAAACCCAAATGCAAAATATGTTCACAATCACAATTATGAAAGTATGTAATTTTTCTATCCTTTGCACAGAAAAATAGTATATTTTAACATAACATTTGTAGACAAGTATTATTTAGTTTTTTGATCCGTTCTCAATATTGCATCAACCGAAAAATATTTTCGATTCGGAATATAGTGAATAGTATAGATTTATTTCCTTAATATTATTATATgacataaaaataaaaatgtaaaataaaattttcgggataaataaataaaacaaacgTCACCAACACTCTAACAGCATATTCTGTATATTCCCATTTTAAATTTTGAAGAAGTAACTAAGCAAGCCCCTCGAAGTTTCGTTAATCATTTATAAATTACTTCTcattaagtcttctatttaatAATTAAGCCAATAAGAAACTGCCACATCATCAAAAATGAGCTTACCACCAACGTAATCAAAAAATGTTGGTAACAATTTCCACGTGGCAAACTTCTATTGGTGGATCTTATGTGTTATACAGTTTTAGTTTAGTGTACTCATCTCTCTAGATATTTTAGCGGCCCCAGTTCGTTATTGCTTTCAATATACACACGAATATATTCTCGCTCTATAATTCTAGAGAGAGAAAGTTAATCTCCAGTCCCAATCTCTCTCCTCTTCCAACAATTCAGGTGAGTTAAACCCTAGTTTTTGATTTATATGTATCATTTTTGTTTGTATAATTCAGTTTATATGCATTTAAATTGTGATTTTTAGTTGTTAATTCTATAGATCTTTGAATTACTGTGAATAATTGTGTTTACTGTTTAGGTTTTTGAATTGTGTGTAGGTTGAATTTGAGATTGATTTAGTGATTTGTGTTAATTATAGGTGAAAAATATCGAAAATTGTATGTGTTGAAGAGGTTGATCTTAGATTGTGGTAGTTATCGAGTTTTCGATATATTTATTTGAGATTTTATGGGGAAAGGAGGGCAGGATACAGGGAGTAATGGTGAGTCTGGTAAAGTAGTGTTTGCTGCGTGGTCGAAAGATGTGAGTGAATGTGAAGAGGTGTTGAAGGTGAATAGAGAGAGTGGATTGTCGTCGGAGGAAGTTGAAAAGAGGAGGCAGATCTATGGTTGGAATGAGTTGGAGAAGCACGAAGGACAGTCGATATTTAGTTTGATTTTGGATCAGTTTAATGATACGTTAGTCAGGATTTTACTTGTTGCGGCTGTGGTATCATTTGTTTTGGCGTGGTATGATGGGGATGAAGGTGGGGAAATGGAGATTACGGCTTTTGTTGAGCCTCTGGTGATTTTTTTGATCTTGATTGTGAATGCGTTTGTTGGGGTGTGGCAAGAGAGTAATGCTGAGAAAGCTTTGGAGGCTCTTAAAGAAATTCAGTCGGAACATGCTTGTGTGATTCGAAATGGGAAGAAGATTTCGAGTTTGCCTGCGAAGGAACTTGTTCCAGGTGATATTGTCGAGCTTAGGGTTGGGGATAAAGTGCCTGCTGATATGAGGGTTGTGAGTTTGATTAGCTCGACTTTTCGTGTTGAACAAGGGTCGTTGACAGGAGAGAGTGAAGCAGTTAGTAAGACAGTGAAGCCAGTGGTGGAAGATACTGATATTCAGGGGAAGAAATGTATGGTGTTTGCAGGAACAACTATTGTGAATGGGAATAGTATTTCTATGGTTACTGAGATTGGTATGAGTACGGAAATAGGGAAGGTGCACTCTCAGATTCATGAAGCTTCACAGAGTGAGGAAGATACACCGTTGAAGAAGAAGCTGAATGAATTTGGAGAAGTCCTGACATTATTAATTGGTTTAATTTGTGCATTGGTTTGGCTAATTAATGTTAAGTACTTCCTTTCTTGGGAGTATGTGAATGGATGGCCTGCAAATTTTAAGTTCTCGTTTGAAAAGTGCACTTATTACTTTGAAATTGCAGTGGCATTAGCAGTTGCTGCGATTCCAGAAGGTTTACCTGCTGTTATAACAACATGCTTAGCCCTAGGCACACGTAAGATGGCTCAAAAGAATGCCCTTGTTCGGAAGCTGCCCAGTGTAGAAACTCTTGGGTGTACAACTGTGATTTGCTCTGATAAAACAGGTACATTGACGACTAATCAGATGGCTGTGGCTAAGTTTGTTGCAATGGGTCCTAATGTAAGCCGTGTTAGATCATTCGATGTTCAAGGGACCACATATAATCCATTCGATGGAAAAATACAAGACTGGACTCAAGGTGAAATGGATGTTAATATCCAAACTATTGCGAAAATTGCTGCTGTGTGCAACGATTCCAGTATTGAACAAACAGGGAATCACTATGTGGCTAGTGGACTACCTACCGAAGCAGCATTAAAGGTAAGATAATATAAGTATATACAACCCTGTTTTGGACTTAATATTTCTTGATATTAGAATGTACATTAAACATAATTTTAGTTTTTTTGTGGACAATGACGTACGTAAGGTACTAACTGTGGAGCTTGACATTGACATTTCTTTTTCTTAAACTTAATGATTGATGCTTCTTCTGATGTATATGGACATCTACATTGTAATTCATTTTAATTAGTTAACATTATGTTCATAATACAATTTGACTAGAAGCAAAATGAACAAGTTACGACGTCAATTGTTTTTGCATCATAAAATTTTGGAGGGTCAGCTTTATTTAGTTGTTAACTCGTTACAAGGGTTAGGTACAGTGATAAATTGATAATACAAATCTTATATAGCTATTAGTTACATGATCTCATTATTCTTCTTATATCTTAACCCAAATTAAGTCCATGAATGTAATTAGTCTAATATAAAGGTAGCTTAGATATATTTTTGTTTTTGCAATACACTGTAATGACATAAGTGTATACTTTATATAAACAAATTAGTTAATTTATAACTCTCAGATTTAAGTGATTTATAGAACTCAAAATATCTTTAACTTGAGAATTTAATATGGTTGCATCTCATTTTGA is a window of Apium graveolens cultivar Ventura chromosome 11, ASM990537v1, whole genome shotgun sequence DNA encoding:
- the LOC141696920 gene encoding calcium-transporting ATPase 4, endoplasmic reticulum-type-like isoform X2; its protein translation is MGKGGQDTGSNGESGKVVFAAWSKDVSECEEVLKVNRESGLSSEEVEKRRQIYGWNELEKHEGQSIFSLILDQFNDTLVRILLVAAVVSFVLAWYDGDEGGEMEITAFVEPLVIFLILIVNAFVGVWQESNAEKALEALKEIQSEHACVIRNGKKISSLPAKELVPGDIVELRVGDKVPADMRVVSLISSTFRVEQGSLTGESEAVSKTVKPVVEDTDIQGKKCMVFAGTTIVNGNSISMVTEIGMSTEIGKVHSQIHEASQSEEDTPLKKKLNEFGEVLTLLIGLICALVWLINVKYFLSWEYVNGWPANFKFSFEKCTYYFEIAVALAVAAIPEGLPAVITTCLALGTRKMAQKNALVRKLPSVETLGCTTVICSDKTGTLTTNQMAVAKFVAMGPNVSRVRSFDVQGTTYNPFDGKIQDWTQGEMDVNIQTIAKIAAVCNDSSIEQTGNHYVASGLPTEAALKVLVEKMGLPDGLNSSSSSDLGDAQRCCRTWTGSVSRIATLEFDRDRKSMGVIVNSKSGRRSLLVKGAVENLLERSSSVQLLDGSVVELDQNAKNVILQSLQEMSSKALRVLGFAYKEDPPEFATYTGDEDHPAHELLLNPTNYSFIESKLVFAGLAGLRDPPRKEVRQAIEDCRAAGIQVMVITGDNKGTAEAICREIGVFGPNEDISSKSVTGREFMDHRDQKAHLRQSGGLLFSRAEPRHKQEIVRLLKEDGEVVAMTGDGVNDAPALKLADIGIAMGISGTEVAKEASDMVLADDNFSTIVAAVGEGRSIYNNMKAFISLRKHLMNHQLLIIFGRCIKEA